The following proteins are encoded in a genomic region of Pungitius pungitius chromosome 17, fPunPun2.1, whole genome shotgun sequence:
- the polr2k gene encoding DNA-directed RNA polymerases I, II, and III subunit RPABC4 has protein sequence MDPQKDVPPPKQQPMIYICGECHTENEIKARDPIRCRECGYRIMYKKRTKRLVVFDAR, from the exons ATGGATCCACAGAAAGATGTGCCACCGCCCAAACAGCAGCCTATGATCTACATATGTGGAG AATGTCACACTGAGAATGAAATTAAGGCCCGTGATCCAATCCGATGCAGAGAATGTGGTTACAGGATCATGTACAAGAAGAGAACAAAGAGAC TGGTTGTCTTTGATGCCCGATGA
- the stk3 gene encoding serine/threonine-protein kinase 3 → METSAPKSKLKKLSEDSLTKQPEEVFDVLEKLGEGSYGSVFKAIHKESGQVVAIKQVPVESDLQEIIKEISIMQQCDSPYVVKYYGSYFKNTDLWIVMEYCGAGSVSDIIRLRNKTLTEDEIATILKSTLKGLEYLHFMRKIHRDIKAGNILLNTEGHAKLADFGVAGQLTDTMAKRNTVIGTPFWMAPEVIQEIGYNCVADIWSLGITSIEMAEGKPPYADIHPMRAIFMIPTNPPPTFRKPELWSDEFTDFVKKCLVKNPEQRATATQLLQHPFISLAKPVSILRDLITEAMEMKAKRQQEQQRELEEEDDNSEEETEVDSHTMVKSGSEGAGTMRATSTMSDGAQTMIEHGSTMLESDLGTMVINSDDDDDEEEDQGSMRRHATHQQPMRPSFMDYFDKQDSNKAAQQQENYNHNQKEQPGYHIQSKNVFPDNWKVPQDGDFDFLKNLDFEELQLRLTALDPMMEREIEELRQRYTAKRQPILDAMDAKKRRQQNF, encoded by the exons ATGGAGACGTCGGCGCCCAAAAG caAGCTAAAAAAGCTGAGTGAGGACAGCTTGACTAAACAGCCAGAGGAAGTGTTTGATGTTTTGGAGAAACTCGGTGAAGG TTCATATGGCAGTGTGTTCAAAGCCATCCATAAGGAGTCAGGGCAGGTGGTTGCCATCAAGCAGGTTCCTGTGGAGTCTGATCTGCAGGAGATCATCAAGGAGATTTCCATCATGCAACAGTGTGACAG TCCATATGTAGTGAAATACTATGGCAGCTACTTCAAGAACACTGACCTATGGATTGTCATGGAGTACTGTGGAGCCGGCTCTGTGTCTGACATCATCAGGCTGCGCAACAAGACT TTGACAGAGGATGAGATTGCCACCATCCTGAAGTCAACGCTGAAGGGTCTTGAATACCTTCACTTCATGAGGAAGATCCATCGGGACATCAAGGCAGGAAACATCCTCCTCAACACAGAGGGACACGCCAAACTGGCAGACTTTGGAGTCGCCGGACAGCTAACG GACACTATGGCAAAGAGAAACACTGTGATCGGTACTCCCTTCTGGATGGCCCCAGAGGTGATCCAGGAGATCGGCTACAACTGTGTGGCTGACATCTGGTCACTTGGCATTACGTCCATAGAGATGGCAGAGGGCAAACCTCCCTACGCTGACATCCATCCCATGAGA GCGATTTTCATGATCCCCACCAACCCCCCTCCAACATTCAGGAAGCCGGAGCTCTGGTCAGACGAATTCACAGACTTTGTCAAAAAGTGTCTGGTCAAGAACCCAGAGCAGAGAGCGACCGCCACGCAGCTCCTACAG CACCCATTTATCAGCCTAGCCAAGCCGGTCTCAATCCTGAGAGACCTGATCACTGAGGCCATGGAGATGAAAGCAAAGAGGCAACAGGAGCAAcagagagagctggaggaggaggacgacaactCT gaggaggagactgagGTGGACTCCCATACGATGGTGAAGTCAGGCTCAGAGGGTGCAGGAACCATGCGGGCCACCAGTACCATGAGTGATGGGGCACAGACAATGATTGAACACGGCAGCACCATGCTGGAGTCGGACCTGGGCACCATGGTCATCAACAgcgatgatgacgacgatgaggaggaagatcaAGGATCTATGAgga gaCACGCCACCCACCAGCAGCCGATGCGTCCGTCCTTCATGGACTATTTTGACAAGCAGGACTCCAACAAGGCAGCCCAACAGCAGGAGAACTACAACCACAACCAGAAGGAGCAACCCGGCTACCACATCCAGTCCAAGAACGTCTTCCCTGACAACTGGAAGGTTCCCCAAGACGGAGACTTTGACTTT CTGAAGAACCTGGACTTCGAGGAGCTGCAGTTGCGTCTGACTGCGTTGGATCCCATGATGGAGCGGGAGATCGAGGAGCTAAGGCAGCGCTACACGGCCAAAAGGCAGCCCATCCTGGATGCAATGGATGCCAAGAAGAGACGACAGCAGAACTTCTGA
- the rida gene encoding 2-iminobutanoate/2-iminopropanoate deaminase isoform X1, with protein sequence MSVLIRKIINTATAPAAIGPYSQSVVVDRTMYISGQLGMDVASGQLVDGGVKAQTKQALINMGEILKAAGCDYTNVVKTTVLLADINDFNGVNEVYKTFFSSRFPARAAYQVAALPRGGLVEIEAVAVLGPLSDS encoded by the exons ATGTCGGTGCTCATCAGAAAAATCATCAATACCGCCACGGCGCCGGCTGCCATCGGGCCTTACAG CCAATCGGTGGTTGTGGACAGAACAATGTACATCTCTGGTCAGCTGGGGATGGATGTGGCCTCAGGTCAGCTGGTAGATGGTGGGGTGAAGGCTCAGACTAAACAG GCTCTGATCAACATGGGGGAGATCCTGAAAGCTGCTGGCTGCGACTACACCAACG TGGTGAAGACGACGGTGCTGCTCGCTGACATCAACGACTTCAACGGTGTCAATGAGGTCTACAAAACAT TTTTCAGCAGTAGGTTCCCAGCCAGAGCTGCCTACCAAGTTGCTGCTCTCCCCCGA gGTGGGCTGGTGGAAATTGAGGCTGTTGCTGTCCTTGGTCCTCTCTCAGACTCCTGA
- the rida gene encoding 2-iminobutanoate/2-iminopropanoate deaminase isoform X2: MASIRRQIPYTSKAPVRPGVYSQSVVVDRTMYISGQLGMDVASGQLVDGGVKAQTKQALINMGEILKAAGCDYTNVVKTTVLLADINDFNGVNEVYKTFFSSRFPARAAYQVAALPRGGLVEIEAVAVLGPLSDS, translated from the exons ATGGCGTCTATTCGTCGACAAATCCCCTACACTTCAAAAGCCCCTGTCAGACCGGGAGTGTACAG CCAATCGGTGGTTGTGGACAGAACAATGTACATCTCTGGTCAGCTGGGGATGGATGTGGCCTCAGGTCAGCTGGTAGATGGTGGGGTGAAGGCTCAGACTAAACAG GCTCTGATCAACATGGGGGAGATCCTGAAAGCTGCTGGCTGCGACTACACCAACG TGGTGAAGACGACGGTGCTGCTCGCTGACATCAACGACTTCAACGGTGTCAATGAGGTCTACAAAACAT TTTTCAGCAGTAGGTTCCCAGCCAGAGCTGCCTACCAAGTTGCTGCTCTCCCCCGA gGTGGGCTGGTGGAAATTGAGGCTGTTGCTGTCCTTGGTCCTCTCTCAGACTCCTGA
- the si:dkey-284p5.3 gene encoding brain acid soluble protein 1 yields the protein MGCSGSSQTSAVDSTRPSAKPEESNGASATGAANENGNIAEDSETIPDQTPADGDAKPADEPGAAAASADDTAAATPAGEEPPPPTADSPPEEAAASAGAAAPDSPAETAAAAPEEEKVEAPASDSEPKPEVAPASSE from the exons ATGGGATGCTCTGGCAGCTCGCAAACTTCAGCGGTGGATTCGACCCGACCCAGTGCGAAGCCGGAGGAGAGCAACGGAGCCAGCGCAACAG GGGCAGCCAATGAAAATGGCAACATAGCCGAGGACAGCGAAACTATTCCCGACCAGACCCCTGCCGACGGCGATGCAAAACCTGCAGATGAACCTGGTGCAGCTGCAGCATCTGCAGACGACACCGCAGCAGCTACACCCGCAGGGGAGGAGCCTCCGCCCCCCACTGCAGACAGTCCGCCTGAAGAGGCCGCAGCGTCTGCCGGAGCAGCAGCACCCGATAGCCCCGCAGAGACGGCAGCTGCAGCTCCTGAGGAAG AGAAAGTTGAGGCACCAGCGAGTGATTCAGAGCCCAAACCAGAGGTGGCACCAG cttCCAGTGAATGA
- the rpl30 gene encoding 60S ribosomal protein L30, with product MVAAKKTKKSLESINSRLQLVMKSGKYVLGYKQSQKMIRQGKAKLVILANNCPALRKSEVEYYAMLAKTGVHHYSGNNIELGTACGKYFRVCTLAIIDPGDSDIIRSMPDQQQPPQ from the exons ATGGTGGCCGCAAAGAAAACG AAAAAGTCCTTGGAGTCTATTAACTCCCGTCTCCAGCTGGTGATGAAGAGTGGAAAATACGTCCTGGGCTACAAACAGTCCCAGAAGATGATCCGTCAGGGAAAAGCCAAGTTGGTTATCCTGGCCAACAACTGCCCAGCCCTCAG GAAATCTGAGGTTGAGTACTATGCCATGCTGGCCAAGACTGGTGTCCATCACTACAGTGGAAACAACATTGAGCTCGGCACGGCCTGCGGCAAATACTTCAGGGTGTGCACACTGGCCATCATTGACCCTG GCGATTCTGACATCATCAGGAGCATGCCGGACCAGCAGCAGCCACCCCAGTAG
- the laptm4b gene encoding lysosomal-associated transmembrane protein 4B, translated as MISPWDRWYSTSCCLCCHVRTGTIILGIWYMLINAVVLLILLSALNDPVQYRYHLTSSELGTDIDVMDDANICIATAISLLMILICGMATYGAYKQHAAWIIPFFCYQIFDFALNTLVAISVVVYPNTVQDYLQQLPGTFPYKEDIMSTNNVCLIFVVLLFIGCILSFKAYLIACVWNCYRYVSGRGTTEVLVYVTTNDTTVLLPPYEEAFAIPPKDPPPQYMEA; from the exons ATGATCTCTCCGTGGGACCGGTGGTACTCGACGagctgctgcctctgctgccATGTCCGGACGGGCACCATTATTCTGGGGATATGGTACATG CTCATCAACGCGGTGGTCCTACTCATCCTGTTGTCGGCTCTCAACGACCCCGTTCAATACCGCTACCACCTCACCAGCTCCGAGCTGGGAACCGACATCGATGTCATGGACGATGCAA ATATCTGCATTGCCACTGCGATATCCCTGCTCATGATTCTCATATGTGGCATGGCAACGTATGGTGCTTACAAG CAACACGCTGCCTGGATCATTCCGTTCTTCTGCTACCAAATCTTTGACTTTGCCCTCAACACACTGGTAGCCATCAGTGTGGTTGTTTATCCCAACACGGTGCAGGAttacctccagcagctg CCGGGGACATTCCCTTACAAAGAGGACATCATGTCCACCAACAACGTGTGCCTAATTTTCGTTGTCCTCCTCTTCATTGGCTGCATCCTCTCCTTCAAG GCCTACCTGATTGCCTGCGTGTGGAACTGCTACAGATACGTGAGCGGCAGGGGCACCACAGAAGTCCTGGTTTATGTCACCACCAATGACACCACG GTTCTGCTGCCCCCGTACGAGGAGGCCTTTGCCATACCACCGAAGGATCCCCCTCCCCAGTATATGGAGGCGTGA